A part of Streptomyces sp. DSM 40750 genomic DNA contains:
- a CDS encoding roadblock/LC7 domain-containing protein, whose amino-acid sequence MTTVTSESGAEPIDLRAAAADFTWLLDRFATETAGVVDAIAVSSDGLLIAVSRLRDQSDSERLAAIVSGMTSLAAGASGNYGLGGLNKVIIDLEGGHVLVSAIGCGAVLGVVASKEAKLGNIAYEMTLFANRAGAALTPQLVMELKNSVGAGPAG is encoded by the coding sequence GTGACCACAGTGACGAGTGAGAGCGGAGCGGAGCCCATCGATCTGCGAGCCGCCGCGGCGGACTTCACCTGGCTGCTCGACCGCTTCGCCACGGAGACCGCCGGTGTCGTCGACGCCATCGCGGTGTCGTCCGACGGCCTGCTGATAGCGGTCTCCCGGCTGCGTGACCAGTCCGACTCCGAGCGGCTCGCCGCGATCGTGTCCGGCATGACGAGTCTGGCCGCGGGCGCCTCGGGCAACTACGGCCTGGGTGGCCTCAACAAGGTCATCATCGACCTGGAGGGCGGCCATGTCCTGGTGTCGGCCATCGGCTGCGGCGCCGTCCTCGGCGTGGTGGCCTCCAAGGAGGCGAAGCTCGGCAACATCGCCTACGAGATGACCCTCTTCGCCAACCGGGCCGGGGCCGCGCTCACTCCCCAGCTGGTGATGGAGCTGAAGAACAGCGTCGGCGCCGGGCCGGCCGGCTGA
- a CDS encoding DUF742 domain-containing protein, whose amino-acid sequence MGVGGAAPHEAAGDAFDSREPVGRAPAIRPFLLTAGRVSGGGTAPPIPVETQIVATRAGLSALGSLTFEHRDIIAACRRPQSVAELAARLRLHLNVVRVLAEDLRAAGHLAVYRPNAGTAQDISVLRRVIDGLRAVSDSTGTLRDSD is encoded by the coding sequence ATGGGCGTCGGTGGAGCAGCACCACACGAGGCAGCGGGGGACGCGTTCGATTCGCGGGAGCCGGTCGGCCGCGCCCCGGCGATCCGGCCGTTCCTGCTGACCGCCGGCCGGGTGTCCGGGGGCGGGACCGCGCCGCCGATCCCGGTCGAGACCCAGATCGTGGCGACCCGGGCCGGGCTGTCCGCGCTCGGCTCGCTCACGTTCGAACACCGCGACATCATCGCGGCCTGCCGGCGGCCCCAGTCGGTGGCGGAACTGGCCGCCCGGCTGCGCCTGCACCTCAACGTGGTCCGCGTGCTGGCCGAGGACCTGCGCGCCGCCGGGCACCTGGCGGTCTACCGGCCGAACGCCGGGACGGCCCAGGACATCTCCGTACTGCGAAGGGTGATCGATGGTCTCCGTGCCGTCTCCGACTCAACCGGCACACTCCGTGACAGCGACTGA
- a CDS encoding GTP-binding protein — protein MVSVPSPTQPAHSVTATEQPPLPVKLVIAGGFGVGKTTAVGSISEIRPLTTEAAITEVAAGVDDLTHTPGKTTTTVAMDFGCITIDPTLKLYLFGTPGQERFGFMWDDLVEGALGGLVIVDTRRMDDCYAAVDYFEHKSLPFAVAVNAFDGEVQHDLDEVRWALDISEHIPLVVFDARRTGSVRDALLVVLELALARAEATSAP, from the coding sequence ATGGTCTCCGTGCCGTCTCCGACTCAACCGGCACACTCCGTGACAGCGACTGAACAGCCGCCGCTGCCGGTCAAACTGGTCATCGCCGGCGGCTTCGGTGTCGGCAAGACCACGGCCGTGGGCTCGATCTCCGAGATACGACCGCTCACCACCGAGGCCGCCATCACCGAGGTCGCGGCGGGCGTGGACGATCTCACGCACACCCCCGGCAAGACCACCACCACGGTCGCCATGGACTTCGGCTGCATCACCATCGACCCGACGCTGAAGCTGTATCTGTTCGGTACGCCGGGCCAGGAGCGGTTCGGTTTCATGTGGGACGACCTGGTCGAAGGGGCTCTCGGTGGTCTGGTGATCGTGGACACGCGCCGTATGGACGACTGTTACGCGGCGGTGGACTACTTCGAGCACAAGAGCCTCCCCTTCGCGGTCGCCGTCAACGCCTTCGACGGCGAGGTCCAGCACGATCTGGACGAGGTGCGCTGGGCCCTCGACATCTCCGAGCACATACCGCTGGTCGTCTTCGACGCGCGCCGGACGGGCTCGGTCCGTGACGCCCTGCTCGTCGTACTGGAACTCGCCCTGGCCCGCGCGGAAGCGACCTCAGCTCCCTGA
- a CDS encoding sensor histidine kinase — translation MSANAVDPPSVLAPPGRADATPGVRRRAAALLDRWPFRRKLNVLVIAPVAVVGVLLGIGVYGEVQQAREAGRIAELVRDSGQVTKLINEVQAEHRQALLLALRYESAAPGDPLPSTAEYRRAQRDTDAQVTAVRSAFGSGLPDKEVQALDYLRDLGILREKLERSYVPAANIDPAYASAVDYLIDGIGLDGIRLDSVSDTSEVSVITLLDTVLRADAAHAAFESAVFSAQTRDANALTEFTRAVEAHKLYTQQTDRFGRIATADQVVSLDGIRRASEQNGIEAQFAELRIDPSSLQSQTPQQLRRSMTAGGKQAETRLDVTRSLIGQIADRADRLSADALNRALVMLGLAVLGFAVWLVFCVLVRRSVVRPLAALTGAAQQVVDVAGEELARVGDDESVDSTPLRPRAIPVPVRDEIGELAEAFNQVQVTAAALLERQVLSRRNVAEMFGNVGRRVSNLTTRQLALIDAVEHEETDPEILDRMYRIDHIAVRLQRNADSLMLLAGIRETEVEARPAGLANLIRAALGQIEGYQRVSLRSETEATVTPDMVADLTLMLAELMENAVAFSPSHAPVEVVVRPGTDVTEDGGALIEVIDHGLGMSAERLVEENARLIRRERLDLVPTKMLGLFVVGSLARRWGARVTLSRTSGGGVTSTVWVPSALLLTMSEEVATAPSATVPAGTVAAFPTRPEQPITPAPVVTLAPERRPVAPAPEGGLPRRDPAGADAKPSGTPAEPPAGDPPRSLRRRVRGATLAMTTPAGPATPAVRPAADADAVRLELDEFEAAVLRAEQDSASPRTEPAPPQDQQSREGK, via the coding sequence GTGTCCGCGAACGCAGTGGACCCGCCGTCCGTACTCGCCCCACCCGGGCGGGCGGATGCGACGCCGGGGGTCCGCCGGAGGGCGGCGGCTCTCCTCGACAGGTGGCCGTTCCGGCGCAAGCTCAACGTCCTGGTGATCGCGCCCGTCGCGGTCGTCGGCGTACTGCTGGGCATCGGCGTCTACGGCGAGGTGCAGCAGGCACGGGAGGCCGGCCGGATCGCGGAGCTGGTGCGCGACAGCGGACAGGTCACCAAGCTGATCAACGAGGTGCAGGCCGAACACCGGCAGGCACTCCTGCTGGCCCTGCGGTACGAGTCGGCCGCCCCCGGAGACCCCCTGCCGTCGACCGCCGAGTACCGCCGCGCGCAGCGGGACACCGACGCCCAGGTCACCGCCGTACGTTCCGCGTTCGGGTCGGGCCTGCCGGACAAGGAGGTGCAGGCGCTCGACTACCTGCGCGACCTCGGCATCCTGCGCGAGAAGCTCGAACGGAGCTACGTCCCGGCCGCCAACATCGACCCGGCGTACGCCTCCGCGGTCGACTACCTGATCGACGGCATCGGGCTCGACGGCATCCGGCTCGACAGCGTCTCCGACACCTCGGAAGTCTCCGTCATCACCCTGCTCGACACGGTCCTGCGCGCGGACGCCGCCCACGCGGCCTTCGAGAGCGCCGTGTTCTCGGCGCAGACCCGTGACGCCAACGCCCTCACCGAGTTCACGCGCGCGGTGGAGGCCCACAAGCTCTACACCCAGCAGACGGACCGGTTCGGCCGGATCGCCACCGCTGATCAGGTCGTGAGCCTTGACGGCATCAGGCGGGCTTCCGAGCAGAACGGCATCGAGGCCCAGTTCGCGGAGCTGCGGATCGATCCGAGTTCCCTGCAGAGCCAGACGCCGCAGCAGCTGCGCAGGTCGATGACCGCCGGGGGCAAGCAGGCCGAGACCCGTCTCGACGTCACCCGGTCGCTGATCGGGCAGATCGCCGACCGGGCCGACCGGCTCTCCGCAGACGCCCTGAACAGGGCGCTGGTCATGCTCGGTCTGGCCGTCCTCGGCTTCGCCGTCTGGCTGGTCTTCTGCGTCCTGGTCCGGCGCTCGGTCGTACGTCCCCTGGCGGCCCTGACCGGCGCCGCCCAGCAGGTGGTCGACGTGGCCGGCGAGGAACTCGCCCGGGTCGGGGACGACGAGTCCGTCGACAGCACCCCCCTGCGGCCCCGGGCGATACCCGTCCCGGTGCGCGACGAGATCGGCGAGCTGGCCGAGGCGTTCAACCAGGTGCAGGTCACGGCGGCCGCGCTGCTGGAGCGGCAGGTGCTGAGCCGCCGCAACGTCGCCGAGATGTTCGGCAACGTCGGCCGCCGGGTCAGCAACCTGACGACCCGCCAGCTGGCGTTGATCGACGCCGTCGAGCACGAGGAGACCGATCCGGAGATCCTCGACCGGATGTACCGCATCGACCACATCGCCGTACGTCTGCAGCGCAACGCCGACAGCCTGATGCTGCTCGCCGGCATCCGGGAGACCGAGGTCGAGGCCAGGCCGGCCGGCCTGGCCAACCTCATCCGGGCCGCCCTCGGCCAGATCGAGGGATATCAGCGGGTCTCCCTGCGGTCCGAGACCGAGGCCACCGTCACGCCCGACATGGTCGCCGATCTGACGCTGATGCTCGCCGAACTGATGGAGAACGCGGTCGCGTTCTCCCCCTCCCACGCGCCCGTCGAGGTGGTCGTCCGGCCCGGTACCGACGTCACCGAGGACGGCGGCGCGCTGATCGAGGTCATCGATCACGGCCTCGGCATGAGCGCGGAACGCCTCGTCGAGGAGAACGCCCGGCTGATCCGCCGGGAACGGCTCGACCTCGTACCGACCAAGATGCTCGGCCTCTTCGTGGTCGGCAGTCTCGCCCGGCGCTGGGGCGCGCGGGTCACCCTGAGCCGTACCTCCGGCGGCGGTGTCACCAGCACCGTCTGGGTCCCCTCCGCCCTCCTGCTGACCATGAGCGAGGAGGTCGCCACGGCACCCTCGGCCACGGTCCCGGCCGGAACCGTCGCGGCGTTCCCGACGCGGCCCGAGCAGCCGATCACCCCGGCGCCCGTCGTCACCCTCGCCCCCGAACGGCGGCCCGTCGCCCCGGCACCCGAGGGCGGTCTCCCCCGACGCGACCCGGCCGGCGCCGACGCGAAGCCCTCCGGCACTCCCGCCGAACCGCCCGCGGGTGACCCTCCCCGGTCGCTGCGCAGGCGCGTACGGGGCGCGACCCTCGCCATGACCACCCCGGCGGGCCCGGCGACCCCGGCCGTGCGGCCGGCCGCCGACGCCGACGCCGTCCGCCTGGAGCTCGACGAGTTCGAGGCCGCCGTACTCAGGGCGGAGCAGGACAGTGCCTCGCCCCGGACGGAACCAGCACCACCGCAGGACCAGCAATCTCGGGAGGGGAAGTGA